One window from the genome of Oryctolagus cuniculus chromosome 1, mOryCun1.1, whole genome shotgun sequence encodes:
- the LOC100343874 gene encoding olfactory receptor 10AG1, whose protein sequence is MLNFMFLQMRHQKRSQEENITELVEFVLLGFCDVPHLQWLLFGLFLAIYVIILLGNGTILLITKVDSTLQTPMYFFLGNFSFLEICYVSLTLPRMLANLGTQRRTISLVACATQMCCVLTLGATECFLLAVMACDRYLAICNPLHYPLIMNHKVCIQLVAGSWLSGVPVQIGQTFWIFSLPFCGSNIINHFFCDIRPLLRLACGETFMNEVMVYGAAVLLVSVPFLLILISYSKIISTVLKLPSATSRTKAFSTCSSHLTVVMLFFGSAIITYLRSNNSHSSGTDKVLSLFYTIVTPMFNPLIYSLRNKDVIRALRRLVCK, encoded by the coding sequence ATGCTAAACTTCATGTTTCTACAGATGAGGCACCAGAAACGATCACAGGAAGAAAACATAACTGAATTGGTGGAATTTGTTCTTTTGGGCTTTTGTGATGTTCCCCATCTCCAGTGGTTGCTTTTTGGATTGTTCCTAGCCATCTATGTCATTATTCTATTGGGCAATGGCACCATATTACTGATAACAAAAGTGGACTCTACCCTCCAGACCCCCATGTATTTTTTCCTTGGGAATTTTTCCTTCTTAGAAATCTGTTATGTGTCACTTACGCTCCCCAGAATGCTCGCGAATCTTGGAACCCAAAGAAGAACAATATCTTTAGTTGCCTGTGCTACACAAATGTGCTGTGTTCTTACACTGGGTGCCACTGAGTGTTTCCTCCTGGCCGTGATGGCCTGTGATCGCTACCTGGCCATTTGCAACCCTCTGCACTACCCTCTCATCATGAACCACAAGGTTTGCATCCAGCTGGTGGCTGGCTCATGGCTCAGCGGAGTTCCAGTCCAGATAGGGCAGACCTTCTGGattttctctctgccattctgcggTTCCAACATAATCAATCACTTCTTCTGTGATATCCGACCACTGCTCAGGCTGGCTTGTGGGGAAACATTCATGAACGAGGTGATGGTCTACGGAGCTGCAGTGTTGTTGGTCTCTGTTCCATTTTTGCTAATACTTATTTCCTACAGCAAAATCATTTCTACAGTTTTAAAATTGCCTTCAGCCACAAGTCGAACCAAAGCTTTCTCTACCTGTTCATCTCATCTTACAGTTGTGATGTTATTCTTTGGATCAGCCATTATTACATATTTAAGATCCAACAACAGTCATTCATCAGGAACTGACAAAGTGCTTTCTCTTTTCTATACTATTGTGACTCCCATGTTTAACCCCTTGATATATAGTCTAAGGAACAAGGATGTCATAAGGGCTCTGAGAAGGTTAGTATGTAAatga
- the LOC100343628 gene encoding olfactory receptor 10AG1-like, which translates to MKQEEIYAKDNDSTVKQFVLLGFSDLPNLQELLSVVFTIIYLTILSGNSLMIVITMLDPALQKPMYFFLANFSSLEICYVSVTLPRVLFNLWTQDRGISLLDCATQMCFFLLLGATECFLLAVMSYDRYVAICNPLHYPLVMNHKMCVQLAVGSWVSGIPVQIGQTWQIFSLHFCNSNLINHFFCDIPPILKLACGDTSVHEVSVYAVAMLFVAVPFMLILASYSKIIFTILSLPTATGRAKAFSTCSSHLLVVVLFFGSATITYLRPKSNHSAGTDKLLSLFYTIVTPLLNPMIYSLRNKDVIAALRKLLLKK; encoded by the coding sequence ATGAAACAAGAAGAGATATATGCGAAAGACAATGATTCCACAGTGAAGCAATTTGTCCTCCTGGGATTTTCTGACCTTCCAAATCTTCAAGAGTTACTCTCTGTGGTGTTCACTATCATCTACCTGACCATCTTATCTGGAAATAGTCTCATGATAGTAATAACAATGCTAGATCCTGCATTGCAGAAACCCATGTATTTTTTCCTGGCAAATTTTTCCTCACTGGAAATCTGTTATGTGTCTGTCACCCTCCCTAGGGTGCTGTTCAACCTTTGGACTCAGGATAGAGGCATTTCTCTACTGGACTGTGCCACACAAATGTGCTTTTTCCTTTTGCTGGGGGCCACggagtgcttcctcctggctgtAATGTcctatgaccgctatgtggccatttgcAACCCTCTGCACTACCCTCTGGTCATGAACCACAAGATGTGTGTTCAGCTGGCGGTTGGCTCCTGGGTCAGTGGAATCCCAGTCCAGATAGGACAAACATGGCAAATATTCTCCctgcatttctgtaactctaacttaaTTAACCACTTCTTCTGTGACATACCCCCTATTCTCAAGCTAGCCTGTGGGGACACTTCTGTGCATGAGGTGTCTGTCTATGCTGTAGCTATGCTGTTTGTTGCAGTCCCTTTTATGCTGATTCTTGCCTCTTACAGCAAAATCATTTTCACCATCCTGAGTCTGCCAACAGCCACAGGTAGAGCTAAGGCCTTCTCCACGTgttcctcccatctgctggtggtGGTTTTATTCTTTGGATCTGCTACCATCACCTATCTGAGGCCCAAATCCAATCATTCTGCAGGAACTGACAAACTGCTCTCTCTTTTCTACACCATTGTGACTCCCCTTCTTAATCCCATGATATACAGCCTTAGGAATAAGGATGTCATTGCAGCACTAAGAAAATTGTTACTTAAAAAATAG
- the LOC100344130 gene encoding olfactory receptor 10AG1: MEFVLLGFSDIPNLRWILFGIFSLLYLTILMCNSIIILITIMDPILQTPMYFFLSNFSFLEICYVTVTIPRMLMDLCTQKGNISFLACAAQMCFVLMLGGTECLLLTVMAYDRYVAICNPLHYSVVMSHKFCTQLVTASWILTAPVVIGQTWQIFSLPFCGSNKINQFFCDIPPVLKLACGDTFVNEIAVYVVAVVFVMVPFMLIVVSYGKIISSILKLSSAKGRTKAFSTCSSHLIVVVLFYGTAGITYLQPKPNLSEGMGKLISLFYTILIPTLNPIIYTLRNKDIMLALRKLLTKLLP; this comes from the coding sequence ATGGAATTTGTCCTCCTGGGGTTTTCAGATATTCCCAATCTCCGGTGGATTCTGTTTGGAATATTTTCCCTCCTCTATCTGACAATACTGATGTGCAACAGCATCATAATATTAATAACTATTATGGACCCCATTCTCCAGAcccctatgtatttttttctcagcAATTTTTCCTTTCTGGAAATCTGTTACGTAACAGTCACTATCCCAAGGATGCTCATGGACCTTTGTACCCAGAAAGGAAATATCTCTTTTCTTGCCTGCGCTGCACAAATGTGTTTTGTGCTTATGCTGGGAGGTACAGAATGCCTCCTTCTGACagtgatggcctatgaccgctatgtggccatttgtAACCCTCTGCACTATTCTGTAGTCATGAGCCACAAGTTCTGTACCCAGCTGGTGACTGCCTCCTGGATCCTCACAGCTCCAGTTGTAATAGGGCaaacatggcagattttttctTTGCCCTTTTGTGGGTCtaataaaattaatcaatttttCTGTGACATCCCCCCAGTACTTAAGCTAGCTTGCGGGGACACGTTTGTGAATGAGATAGCAGTCTATGTAGTGGCAGTGGTGTTTGTCATGGTACCATTTATGCTGATTGTTGTTTCCTATGGCAAAATTATCTCTAGTATTTTGAAATTGTCATCAGCCAAAGGAAGGACTAAGGCCTTCTCCACCTGTTCTTCTCATCTGATTGTTGTCGTCCTATTCTATGGGACAGCTGGTATCACTTACTTACAACCCAAACCAAATCTATCTGAAGGAATGGGGAAGCTCATCTCTCTCTTCTATACCATTTTGATCCCAACTTTGAATCCTATTATATATACTCTGAGGAACAAAGACATCATGTTGGCACTGAGAAAACTCTTGACTAAATTATTGCCTTGA